Proteins encoded by one window of Camelus bactrianus isolate YW-2024 breed Bactrian camel chromosome 9, ASM4877302v1, whole genome shotgun sequence:
- the RRAS gene encoding ras-related protein R-Ras, producing the protein MSSGAASGTGRGRPRGGGPGPGDPPPSETHKLVVVGGGGVGKSALTIQFIQSYFVSDYDPTIEDSYTKICTVDGVPARLDILDTAGQEEFGAMREQYMRAGHGFLLVFAINDRQSFNEVSKLFTQILRVKDRDDFPIVLVGNKADLETQRQVPRSEASAFSASHHVAYFEASAKLRLNVDEAFEQLVRAVRKYQEQELPPSPPSAPRKKDGGCPCVLL; encoded by the exons ATGAGCAGCGGGGCGGCGTCCGGGACGGGGCGGGGGCGGCCCCGGGGCGGGGGGCCGGGGCCCGGGGACCCCCCACCCAGCGAGACACACAAGCTGGTGGTCGTGGGCGGCGGCGGCGTGGGCAAGAGCGCGCTGACCATCCAGTTCATCCAG TCCTACTTCGTGTCTGACTACGATCCCACTATTGAAGACTCCTACACGAAGATCTGCACAGTGGATGGCGTCCCGGCCCGGCTTGACA TCCTGGACACCGCAGGCCAGGAGGAGTTTGGTGCCATGAGGGAGCAGTACATGCGCGCGGGCCACGGCTTCCTGCTGGTGTTTGCCATTAATGACCGGCAGAG TTTCAACGAGGTGAGCAAGCTCTTCACACAGATCCTCAGAGTCAAGGACCGAGATGACTTCCCCATCGTGTTAGTCGGGAACAAGGCAGATCTGGAGACACAACGCCAG GTTCCCCGATCGGAAGCCTCCGCCTTCAGCGCCTCCCACCATGTGGCCTACTTTGAGGCGTCGGCCAAACTGCGCCTCAACGTGGATGAGGCCTTCGAGCAGCTGGTGCGGGCAGTCCG GAAGTACCAGGAACAAGAGCTCCCGCCCAGTCCCCCCAGCGCCCCCAGGAAGAAGGATGGGGGCTGCCCCTGCGTCCTCCTGTAG